One window of Gloeothece citriformis PCC 7424 genomic DNA carries:
- a CDS encoding glycosyltransferase family 2 protein, translating into MSDVQVTIVVSPRERFSYTQESLESIYQNTTIPFKLVYVDGNSPPKVQKYLQQKAQEYNFKLIRTDHYLCPNHARNLALEAVDTDYVAFVDNDVIVTPGWLKAMIDCAQDTKATVVGPLMCQHEPVHEEIHFAGGEAHIFTDVNGKQRLREKMYKQGHKVAKIISQLQRSETELCEFHCMLVRRQIFEQTGYFDAKMLNTKEHIDFCMTVRKLGGTVYVEPKSIVTYVPTVPLQWSDLHYYMLRWSDAWELASLAHLRQKWNLSEDYYFRHKYKALGWRRRMTILQPIVDRLTFGSKNRLLNKLFMYGLLAPAEKLLNHYLTNQYAKRWLNQPPQQPSQPVSPVMEPVVSHR; encoded by the coding sequence ATGAGTGACGTACAAGTAACTATTGTCGTTTCTCCCAGAGAGCGATTTAGTTATACTCAGGAATCTTTAGAAAGTATCTATCAAAATACAACGATTCCTTTTAAATTAGTCTATGTTGATGGAAATTCACCGCCAAAGGTACAAAAATACCTTCAACAAAAAGCCCAAGAATACAATTTTAAACTGATCCGCACCGATCACTATCTTTGTCCTAATCACGCCAGAAACCTCGCTTTAGAGGCAGTTGACACCGATTATGTGGCTTTTGTCGATAATGACGTGATTGTGACCCCAGGCTGGCTAAAAGCTATGATTGACTGTGCCCAAGATACCAAAGCGACAGTTGTCGGCCCGCTAATGTGCCAACATGAACCCGTACATGAAGAAATTCATTTTGCCGGCGGAGAAGCCCATATTTTTACCGATGTTAACGGGAAACAGCGCCTCCGGGAAAAAATGTACAAACAAGGGCACAAAGTCGCTAAAATTATCTCTCAATTGCAGCGATCGGAAACGGAATTATGCGAGTTTCATTGTATGTTAGTCCGTCGTCAAATCTTTGAGCAGACGGGTTACTTCGATGCCAAAATGCTCAACACCAAAGAGCATATAGACTTCTGTATGACCGTGAGAAAATTGGGGGGTACAGTTTATGTCGAACCGAAAAGCATCGTCACCTATGTTCCTACCGTTCCTCTGCAATGGAGCGATTTACATTATTATATGTTGCGTTGGAGTGATGCTTGGGAATTAGCCAGTTTAGCCCATTTGCGCCAAAAATGGAACTTAAGCGAGGATTATTATTTCCGGCATAAATATAAAGCTTTAGGATGGCGACGACGGATGACGATTTTACAGCCCATTGTCGATCGTCTCACCTTTGGCTCTAAAAACCGGTTATTAAATAAACTATTCATGTATGGTTTGTTAGCTCCGGCGGAAAAACTGCTTAACCACTATTTAACGAATCAATATGCTAAACGTTGGCTAAACCAACCCCCACAGCAACCCAGTCAACCCGTTTCTCCTGTGATGGAACCGGTTGTATCCCACCGTT